Within Deltaproteobacteria bacterium, the genomic segment TTCCCGGTGTCTCTCCCAAGAGCACGGCAAGGCGGTTCATGGCCCCCTCCAGGCCCGTGTGCAGGGTCGGTATCTGGCTCCGTGTGTTTTCAAGGTTGTAGCGGGCCTGTTGGACGGCCAATGCGTCGCTCAGACCGGCCAGGTAACGCATTTGGGTCAAGCTGTAGGTCTCTTCCTGGTTCTTCAAATTCGCTTTTGCCGCGGCAAGCCGGGCCTGATAGGTGCGGGTCTCCAGGTAGTTCACAGCCACTTCTGCAAGCAAGGAGACCAGGACGTCACACAATGCCTCCCGGCTGGCTTGCAGATCCGCATCCGCCGCCTCCAGGCCGCGCCTGATACCTCCGAACAGATCCAGTTCCCAACCGGCGTCAAATCCTGCCGCGTAGAGGTCGCGCGTCTCGGTCCCACCGGTTCCTTCCTTGCTGTAAATCTTTGTGGCCGAACCACTGCCGTCGAGCGTGGGGAAGAACTCCGTCCGGGCCAGGCCCCGACGGGCCCGCGCTTCTCGAAGCCTCGCACCGGCCTGCTTCAGGTCGATGTTGCCCGACACGGCGCGCTCGATGAGGCTGGAGAGTCGGGGATCATTGAAGGTCTTCCACCAATGGGTCAAGGCCGTGGGATCCGTTTCCCCTGCGACCGGTCCACCTTCCAGGCTTGTGTGCCAGGTTGCGGGGGTCCTGAGTTCCGGCGGGACGTAATCGGGCCCTACGGCTGCGC encodes:
- a CDS encoding efflux transporter outer membrane subunit, producing MPLILAGCAAVGPDYVPPELRTPATWHTSLEGGPVAGETDPTALTHWWKTFNDPRLSSLIERAVSGNIDLKQAGARLREARARRGLARTEFFPTLDGSGSATKIYSKEGTGGTETRDLYAAGFDAGWELDLFGGIRRGLEAADADLQASREALCDVLVSLLAEVAVNYLETRTYQARLAAAKANLKNQEETYSLTQMRYLAGLSDALAVQQARYNLENTRSQIPTLHTGLEGAMNRLAVLLGETPGTLHRELEHPEPIPVAPAEIAVGVPADLLRQRPDIRRAERELAAQTARIGVATAQLYPTFTLRGSIGFEALKLDDLLSGGGRTLAIGPRITWPVFDAGAL